In the genome of bacterium, one region contains:
- a CDS encoding glutamate-5-semialdehyde dehydrogenase, whose amino-acid sequence MKTEKEMENMARSAKLAARAMANLSPSLKNKALLAMAKAIEERAEDIKSQNRIDLKEAKEAGLSPALIDRLTLNDKRIKNMAKGLGEIAELPDPVGEVIEQKVRPNGLRIEKVRVPLGVIAIIYESRPNVTGDAAGLCLKAGNAVILRGGSEAINSNMIIAKVLQEAAYSSGIPQGAIQLVETTEKEAVFQLIKMDEFIDVVIPRGSEEMIKNIKANATVPVIGHGKGLCHIYVDKNADPGMAERICFNAKVQRPGVCNAMETLLVHKDIAGEFLPGMIKKFEEAKVEIRGDEKSKSILPHINSASEEDWSTEYLDLILSVKVVDSLSEAIDHINRYGSMHSEAIVTRDKDAAQRFLKEVDASSVFWNASTRFTDGGEFGMGAEIGISNQKLHARGPMGVKELTSTKFIIFGDGQIRG is encoded by the coding sequence ATGAAGACCGAAAAAGAGATGGAAAATATGGCAAGAAGTGCAAAGCTGGCAGCGAGGGCAATGGCCAATCTGAGCCCTTCGTTGAAGAATAAAGCACTCCTGGCCATGGCTAAAGCGATCGAGGAGAGAGCTGAAGATATCAAGTCCCAAAATAGAATCGATTTAAAAGAAGCTAAAGAAGCAGGTCTTAGCCCTGCGTTAATTGATAGGCTAACTTTAAATGATAAGAGAATTAAGAACATGGCTAAAGGTTTAGGGGAAATAGCCGAACTGCCCGATCCGGTTGGCGAAGTTATTGAACAGAAAGTAAGGCCCAATGGCTTAAGAATTGAAAAAGTCAGGGTTCCTCTGGGTGTTATAGCTATAATCTATGAATCGCGTCCCAATGTAACCGGTGATGCAGCAGGGTTATGTCTTAAGGCAGGTAATGCAGTTATCTTGCGTGGGGGTTCAGAGGCAATAAATTCTAATATGATTATCGCCAAGGTTTTGCAAGAGGCTGCTTATTCGTCAGGAATTCCTCAGGGCGCAATCCAGTTGGTGGAAACTACTGAGAAAGAAGCAGTATTCCAACTCATAAAGATGGATGAATTTATCGATGTGGTAATTCCTCGAGGTAGTGAAGAGATGATAAAGAATATAAAAGCGAACGCTACTGTTCCCGTGATTGGTCATGGTAAAGGACTATGCCACATTTATGTAGATAAGAATGCTGACCCGGGAATGGCAGAGAGGATATGTTTTAATGCTAAAGTGCAGAGGCCAGGCGTGTGCAATGCTATGGAAACCCTTTTAGTCCATAAGGATATTGCAGGTGAATTCTTACCCGGGATGATTAAGAAATTTGAGGAAGCAAAAGTAGAAATTCGCGGAGATGAGAAGAGCAAAAGTATCCTTCCCCATATTAACAGTGCCAGCGAAGAGGATTGGAGTACTGAATATCTGGATTTGATTCTCTCAGTCAAAGTTGTTGACTCTCTCTCAGAAGCCATAGACCATATCAATAGGTATGGATCGATGCATTCCGAGGCAATTGTAACCAGGGATAAAGATGCTGCCCAGAGATTTCTAAAAGAAGTGGATGCCTCTTCAGTTTTCTGGAATGCCTCTACCAGGTTTACCGATGGGGGAGAGTTCGGGATGGGGGCTGAGATTGGCATCTCCAACCAGAAACTCCATGCTCGGGGCCCAATGGGCGTGAAGGAGTTGACCAGTACGAAGTTTATAATATTTGGCGATGGGCAAATAAGGGGATAG
- a CDS encoding glycerol-3-phosphate acyltransferase, with product METAILRQIGLVVGAYLLGSLSSAYYITKWKKGADIRQLGSGNAGARNVMLTVGASLGIGVAIFDILKGAIPVIFAKALKMPPHAVTLTALAAISGHNWPIFLQFRGGSGLATLGGVILPLMPREAFLLSLVGMGIGWTWLHFPTWCQKAPPIESSCLVIYVTCPLLAWYFGEPIYLVTLPLYVGIPIIIRRISLLKNGLYQRVAEFRKTH from the coding sequence ATGGAAACAGCAATATTAAGACAAATTGGTTTAGTAGTTGGCGCATATCTTTTGGGCTCGCTCTCTTCTGCATACTATATTACAAAGTGGAAGAAGGGAGCCGATATACGACAATTGGGTTCAGGTAATGCTGGAGCCAGGAATGTGATGTTAACGGTCGGAGCCTCCTTGGGGATTGGAGTAGCTATTTTCGATATACTTAAAGGTGCAATCCCAGTAATTTTTGCTAAGGCTCTCAAAATGCCCCCTCATGCCGTTACTCTCACAGCTCTGGCAGCAATTTCTGGACACAATTGGCCAATTTTTCTCCAGTTTCGTGGGGGGTCTGGCCTGGCAACTCTGGGAGGAGTGATTCTTCCCCTGATGCCTCGCGAGGCTTTTCTTCTCTCTTTGGTGGGGATGGGAATAGGTTGGACTTGGTTACATTTTCCTACCTGGTGTCAGAAAGCACCGCCTATAGAGAGTAGCTGTCTGGTTATATATGTTACCTGTCCTCTTCTGGCATGGTATTTTGGTGAGCCTATCTATTTAGTTACCCTTCCTCTCTATGTGGGAATCCCCATCATTATCCGGCGTATCTCTCTCCTTAAAAACGGGCTCTACCAACGAGTAGCCGAGTTCCGTAAGACCCATTAG